In Janthinobacterium rivuli, a single genomic region encodes these proteins:
- a CDS encoding ferritin-like domain-containing protein gives MHASSPLTSTPPQELRTDALACLLEPDPATKVAMVAAMAEAQLALDAQAPLAPTGPVPGRPERPELVPPRLVGRRSMITPEGRAMLVHALAHIEFNAMNLALDALWRFPDLPFDYYTDWLRVAKEEATHFAMLQAHLQVLGHTYGDFPGHDSLWEMVDKTRGDVLARMALVPRTLEARGLDAIPPLRAKLAQAGDMAAAAILDIILRDEVGHVEIGNRWYGYLCDQRGLELRATYAELALRYEAPTLRGPFNLEARRRAGFSELELSDLPA, from the coding sequence ATGCACGCATCATCTCCATTGACCTCCACGCCGCCACAGGAACTGCGAACGGATGCGCTCGCCTGCCTGCTCGAACCGGATCCGGCAACGAAGGTGGCGATGGTGGCGGCCATGGCCGAAGCACAGCTTGCGCTCGATGCGCAGGCGCCGCTGGCGCCGACCGGCCCCGTGCCAGGGCGTCCCGAGCGTCCGGAACTGGTGCCGCCGCGCCTGGTGGGGCGGCGTTCGATGATCACGCCGGAAGGGCGCGCCATGCTGGTTCACGCGCTCGCGCACATCGAATTCAATGCGATGAATCTGGCGCTCGACGCCCTGTGGCGCTTCCCCGATTTGCCCTTTGATTACTATACGGACTGGCTGCGCGTGGCAAAAGAGGAAGCCACGCACTTTGCCATGCTGCAGGCGCACTTGCAGGTGCTGGGCCACACGTACGGCGACTTTCCCGGCCACGATAGCCTGTGGGAAATGGTCGACAAGACGCGCGGCGACGTGCTGGCGCGCATGGCGCTCGTGCCGCGCACCCTGGAAGCGCGGGGCCTGGACGCGATTCCGCCGCTGCGCGCCAAGCTGGCGCAGGCGGGCGACATGGCCGCCGCCGCCATCCTCGACATCATCCTGCGCGATGAAGTGGGGCACGTGGAGATCGGCAACCGCTGGTACGGCTACCTGTGCGATCAAAGGGGCCTGGAGCTGCGCGCCACCTATGCCGAGCTGGCGCTGCGCTACGAAGCGCCGACCCTGCGCGGCCCGTTCAATCTGGAAGCGCGGCGCCGGGCGGGCTTTTCGGAGCTGGAACTGTCCGATCTGCCCGCCTGA
- a CDS encoding DNA topoisomerase IB translates to MEISATTTARAAGLRYTGDHQSGIARLGKPGKFRYRDTDGHILRDAATLARIKALAIPPAWTDVWICPHANGHLQATGRDARGRKQYRYHARWRQVRDEVKYERMLSFGRALPAIRAAVARGMQLPGLPREKVLATIVHLLELTMMRIGNEEYARTNKTFGLTTLRTRHVQVDGSAVAFHFKGKSGVRHDIRLSDRRLARVLQRMRELPGQELFQYVDEDGARHGVDSGDVNDYLREVTGEDYTAKDFRTWSGTLLAALALQAFEQVDSDAQAKKNIVQAIESVAKKLGNTPTICRKCYVHPAVLESYLDGSLLEGMRARARQQMQDDLQALAPEEAAVLALLQQRLQGALKPGARAAAGSVPTV, encoded by the coding sequence ATGGAAATATCCGCCACCACCACGGCCCGCGCGGCCGGCCTGCGCTACACGGGCGACCATCAAAGCGGCATCGCCAGATTGGGCAAGCCCGGCAAGTTCCGCTACCGCGACACGGACGGCCATATCCTGCGCGATGCCGCCACCCTGGCGCGCATCAAGGCGCTGGCCATACCGCCGGCCTGGACGGACGTGTGGATCTGCCCGCACGCCAACGGCCACCTGCAGGCGACGGGACGCGACGCGCGCGGCCGCAAACAGTACCGCTACCACGCGCGCTGGCGCCAGGTGCGCGACGAAGTGAAATACGAGCGCATGCTCAGCTTTGGCCGCGCCCTGCCCGCCATCCGCGCCGCCGTCGCGCGCGGCATGCAGTTGCCGGGTTTGCCCCGTGAAAAAGTGCTGGCCACCATCGTCCACCTGCTGGAATTGACGATGATGCGCATCGGCAATGAAGAATACGCGCGCACGAACAAAACGTTCGGCCTGACCACCCTGCGCACGCGCCATGTGCAGGTCGACGGCAGCGCCGTGGCCTTTCACTTCAAGGGCAAGAGCGGCGTGCGCCACGATATCCGCCTGAGCGACCGGCGCCTGGCCAGGGTGCTGCAGCGCATGCGCGAACTGCCGGGCCAGGAACTGTTTCAATATGTCGATGAGGACGGTGCGCGCCATGGCGTCGATTCGGGCGACGTCAACGACTACCTGCGCGAGGTGACGGGCGAAGACTACACGGCCAAGGATTTCCGCACCTGGTCCGGCACCCTGCTGGCCGCGCTGGCCCTGCAGGCGTTCGAACAGGTCGATTCCGATGCGCAAGCGAAGAAAAACATCGTGCAGGCGATCGAGTCCGTGGCGAAAAAGCTGGGCAACACGCCGACGATCTGCCGCAAGTGCTATGTGCACCCGGCCGTGCTGGAATCGTATCTGGATGGCAGTTTATTGGAAGGCATGCGCGCGCGGGCGCGGCAGCAGATGCAGGACGATTTACAGGCGCTGGCGCCGGAGGAAGCGGCCGTGCTGGCCTTGCTGCAGCAGCGGCTGCAGGGTGCGCTCAAGCCTGGCGCGCGGGCTGCGGCTGGCAGCGTACCGACAGTGTGA
- a CDS encoding YkvA family protein, translating into MFGRKKNLEEDHAPQADKQYEKKYTDDSFWDKVVKFAKTAGREVIEKALWLYYAAQQPNTPLWAKTAIYGALGYFISPIDAIPDITPVVGYADDLAVLAAAVATVATYITAEVKERAAEKLRGWFGA; encoded by the coding sequence ATGTTTGGCAGAAAAAAGAATCTGGAAGAAGACCACGCCCCCCAGGCCGACAAGCAGTATGAAAAGAAATACACGGATGACAGCTTCTGGGACAAGGTCGTCAAGTTCGCCAAGACGGCGGGACGCGAAGTCATCGAAAAAGCCCTGTGGCTGTACTACGCGGCGCAGCAGCCGAATACGCCACTGTGGGCCAAGACGGCCATCTATGGCGCGCTCGGCTATTTCATTTCGCCCATCGATGCGATTCCCGACATCACGCCCGTGGTCGGCTATGCGGATGACCTGGCCGTGCTGGCGGCGGCCGTCGCCACGGTCGCCACCTACATCACGGCCGAGGTCAAGGAACGGGCCGCCGAAAAACTGCGCGGCTGGTTCGGGGCCTAG
- a CDS encoding serine hydrolase domain-containing protein: MKRRSVLGLGVSLALLQTGCATDPARLAWETEFDGFMRDGLARTETPGMSVAVVRGEQTIFSRGYGWADIQAGKKADANTVFHVASVSKLVTATAVMMLLEQGAFQLDDKVAAYLDFPLMHPKFPDVPITFRHLLSHTSGISDAVYEKTTAFAVQGDPRLPLRDFVKGYLSRGGAWYDADVSFAARPGTEWRYSNVGIALLGYLVGRLNPDGLDAFAHEHLFEPLGMDSTAWNLAGLPRRAVVAQPYAHKEAGLQVLPPVGYPDWPAGLLRSSAHDFARFLAIFSNNGRVEGHRYLQDATLQLFFAPQAAAVSPADASVRQALVWLLRDVDGRPLATHSGGDPGAASVVCVDRASKTAVLAFANVSADKEFRSFQKEVVLRLLAHGGSGVLAR, translated from the coding sequence ATGAAACGACGAAGTGTGCTGGGACTGGGCGTCTCACTGGCCCTGCTGCAAACGGGCTGCGCCACCGATCCGGCCAGGCTGGCGTGGGAAACAGAATTTGACGGCTTCATGCGCGACGGCCTGGCCCGCACGGAAACGCCGGGCATGAGCGTGGCCGTGGTGCGCGGCGAACAGACCATTTTCTCGCGCGGCTATGGCTGGGCCGACATCCAGGCCGGCAAGAAGGCCGATGCCAACACGGTGTTCCATGTCGCCTCCGTCAGCAAGCTCGTCACGGCCACGGCCGTCATGATGCTGCTGGAACAGGGCGCCTTCCAGCTCGACGACAAGGTGGCGGCCTATCTGGACTTCCCGCTCATGCATCCGAAGTTTCCCGACGTGCCCATCACCTTTCGGCATTTGCTGAGCCACACCTCGGGCATTTCCGACGCCGTGTACGAAAAGACGACGGCCTTTGCCGTGCAGGGCGACCCGCGATTGCCCCTGCGCGACTTCGTCAAGGGCTATCTGTCGCGCGGCGGCGCCTGGTATGACGCGGACGTGTCGTTTGCCGCCCGACCCGGCACGGAATGGCGCTACAGCAATGTCGGCATCGCCCTGCTCGGCTATCTGGTGGGCCGTTTGAACCCCGACGGCCTCGACGCCTTTGCACACGAGCACCTGTTCGAACCGCTGGGCATGGACAGCACGGCGTGGAATTTGGCCGGCTTGCCGCGGCGCGCCGTCGTGGCCCAGCCGTATGCGCACAAGGAGGCGGGCCTGCAAGTGCTGCCGCCCGTCGGCTATCCGGACTGGCCGGCCGGCCTGCTGCGCAGCTCGGCGCATGACTTCGCCCGTTTCCTGGCCATCTTCAGCAATAACGGCCGGGTCGAAGGCCACCGCTACCTGCAGGACGCCACCCTGCAATTGTTTTTCGCGCCGCAAGCGGCCGCCGTCTCGCCCGCCGATGCATCCGTGCGGCAAGCCCTGGTGTGGCTGCTGCGCGACGTCGATGGCAGGCCGCTGGCCACGCACAGCGGCGGCGACCCGGGTGCCGCGTCCGTCGTCTGCGTGGACCGCGCCAGCAAGACAGCCGTGCTGGCCTTCGCCAACGTCAGTGCCGACAAGGAGTTTCGTTCATTCCAGAAAGAAGTCGTGCTGCGCCTGCTGGCCCATGGCGGCAGCGGCGTGCTGGCGCGGTAG
- a CDS encoding cation:proton antiporter codes for MSTTAWFILIGCLMLARGLGADSIARLPLTSAMAYLGVGLLLGPMFLGLFSFDLVRQAPLLETLTEIAVLISLFSAGVKMPVPFSLARWLPSLRLAWLSMAISVALVAAFAYWVLGLPLGAGVLLGAILAPTDPVLATDVQLRHAGDSEQLRFILTSEAGMNDGSGFPFVMLGLGLLGLHELGPHGATWLWRDLLWASAGAIALGAAGGALLAWLGWQVRAKEPKHAMLDDLAALGLIALVYGLATWLHAWGFLAVFFAGVALRQTELRLAGAPKDRQGLLQAEDTHAVSAARPHDSDVPLTVSGESLVFKEHLERLSELTLVLLLGGAVTAAAWSWQAWSVALFLLLVARPASVMLGLLASGTSVRLRGLAAWFGVRGIGSLYYLSYAIAHGLPRPLARELADITLVVVILSIVAHGLTVKPLLERYWRK; via the coding sequence ATGAGCACCACCGCCTGGTTCATCCTGATCGGCTGCCTGATGCTGGCGCGCGGCCTGGGCGCCGACAGCATCGCGCGCCTGCCATTGACTTCGGCCATGGCTTACCTGGGCGTGGGCCTGCTGCTGGGCCCCATGTTCCTTGGCCTGTTTTCCTTCGACCTGGTGCGGCAGGCGCCGCTGCTGGAAACCCTGACGGAAATCGCCGTCCTCATCTCCCTGTTTTCCGCCGGCGTCAAGATGCCCGTGCCTTTCAGCCTGGCGCGCTGGCTGCCGTCGCTGCGCCTGGCGTGGCTGTCGATGGCCATTTCCGTGGCCCTGGTGGCCGCGTTCGCCTACTGGGTGCTGGGCCTGCCCCTGGGCGCGGGCGTGCTGCTGGGCGCCATCCTCGCGCCCACCGACCCCGTGCTGGCCACCGACGTGCAGCTGCGCCATGCGGGCGACAGCGAGCAATTGCGCTTCATCCTGACCAGCGAGGCGGGCATGAACGACGGCAGCGGCTTTCCCTTCGTCATGCTGGGCCTGGGCTTGCTGGGCCTGCATGAGCTGGGGCCGCACGGCGCCACCTGGCTGTGGCGCGACTTGCTCTGGGCCAGCGCGGGCGCCATCGCCCTGGGCGCGGCCGGCGGCGCGCTGCTGGCCTGGCTGGGCTGGCAGGTGCGCGCCAAGGAACCGAAGCACGCCATGCTGGACGACCTGGCGGCGCTGGGCTTGATCGCCCTCGTGTATGGCCTGGCCACGTGGCTGCACGCGTGGGGCTTCTTGGCCGTGTTCTTTGCCGGCGTGGCCTTGCGCCAGACGGAACTGCGGCTGGCCGGCGCGCCAAAAGACCGGCAAGGCTTGCTGCAGGCCGAGGACACCCACGCCGTGTCCGCCGCCAGGCCGCACGACAGCGACGTGCCGCTGACCGTCAGCGGCGAATCGCTCGTCTTCAAGGAACACCTGGAACGCCTGTCCGAACTGACCCTGGTGCTGCTGCTGGGCGGCGCCGTCACGGCCGCCGCCTGGAGCTGGCAGGCGTGGAGCGTGGCCCTGTTCCTGCTGCTGGTGGCGCGCCCGGCCAGCGTGATGCTCGGTTTGCTGGCTTCGGGCACCAGCGTGCGCCTGCGCGGGCTGGCCGCCTGGTTCGGCGTGCGCGGCATCGGCTCGCTGTACTACCTCAGCTATGCCATCGCGCATGGCTTGCCGCGTCCCCTGGCGCGCGAGCTGGCCGACATCACCCTGGTCGTCGTCATCCTGTCCATCGTCGCGCACGGCCTGACGGTCAAGCCTTTGCTGGAACGCTACTGGCGCAAATAA
- a CDS encoding mechanosensitive ion channel family protein, with translation MDLSTFHSLMGGPLRSALTVLVSALLVTVVAIGVHRAGIGLLKRLANGRPFTTNATRVAFRASQLCVIVFGLRMVLAGAPDDTPGLVAMSHMASVALIIALTWLAMQCIQALSITISEVNPVDVADNLRARRLITQARVLTRSAHAIVVILGLAFVLLTLPGARQIGASLLASAGVAGLVAGIAARPVLGNFIAGLQIAFSQPIRIDDVLIVNGEWGKVEEIKGTYVVVRVWDERRLIVPLQWFIENPFENWTHSSSTLLGTVFLWLDFSIPLEPLRAELARICESATQWDGRVCTVQATDSNERAVRVRFLISAADSGLAFELRCLVREQMLAFITTHYPHGLPRLRSTHDPIEVHAMQAQNDSVSLHKA, from the coding sequence ATGGATCTCAGCACGTTCCACTCGCTGATGGGAGGCCCGCTGCGCTCGGCGCTGACCGTGCTCGTTTCCGCCCTGCTCGTCACCGTGGTCGCCATCGGCGTGCACCGGGCCGGCATCGGCTTGCTGAAAAGACTGGCCAATGGCCGACCGTTCACCACCAACGCCACGCGCGTGGCCTTCCGCGCCAGCCAGCTGTGCGTGATCGTCTTCGGCTTGCGCATGGTGCTGGCCGGCGCGCCCGACGACACGCCTGGCCTCGTTGCCATGTCGCACATGGCCAGCGTGGCGCTGATCATCGCGCTGACCTGGCTGGCCATGCAATGCATCCAGGCCCTCTCCATCACGATTTCCGAAGTCAATCCCGTCGACGTGGCCGACAACCTGCGCGCGCGCCGCCTGATCACCCAGGCCCGCGTGCTCACGCGCAGCGCGCACGCCATCGTCGTGATCCTGGGCCTGGCCTTCGTGCTGCTGACCCTGCCCGGCGCGCGGCAGATCGGCGCCAGCCTGCTGGCCTCGGCCGGCGTCGCGGGCCTGGTGGCCGGTATCGCTGCCCGTCCCGTGCTCGGCAATTTCATTGCTGGGCTGCAAATTGCGTTTTCGCAACCGATCCGCATCGATGACGTGCTGATCGTCAATGGCGAATGGGGCAAGGTCGAGGAAATCAAGGGCACCTATGTCGTCGTGCGCGTATGGGACGAGCGGCGCCTGATCGTGCCGCTGCAATGGTTCATTGAAAATCCGTTCGAGAACTGGACGCACAGCTCGTCCACACTGCTGGGCACGGTGTTCCTGTGGCTCGATTTCAGCATCCCGCTCGAACCGCTGCGCGCGGAACTGGCGCGCATTTGCGAATCCGCCACGCAATGGGATGGCCGCGTCTGCACGGTGCAGGCGACGGATTCGAACGAGCGGGCCGTGCGCGTGCGCTTTCTGATCAGTGCGGCAGATTCGGGCCTGGCTTTCGAACTGCGCTGCCTCGTGCGCGAGCAGATGCTGGCCTTCATCACCACCCACTACCCGCACGGCCTGCCCCGCTTGCGCTCCACGCACGACCCCATCGAGGTGCATGCGATGCAGGCGCAGAACGACAGCGTGTCGCTGCACAAAGCATAA
- a CDS encoding alpha,alpha-trehalose-phosphate synthase (UDP-forming), with protein MSLRFILPLALVLGLFAYIVVPLLDNITLRWYVRDLDSRAELLAGTLRPSLTEYLPAQDATRISELFQGATRDERLIAIGFCDNAGHLLYQSAQYPASIGCWSTPPTGGLYKSLAQLPQGQVHLSETPVMQDASQLGRLVLVQDMSFVERRNTDTKRFIFAFLAVLAVLISLMTVFVAHLSWRGWLSAVKEILRGELLPKSNGAVATAAPAAVPAPPPEMQPLIGDLRELLQEYHLERQGDNGWSSDWTPDKLRALLEADLQGDQVLVVSNREPYIHTKTENGIAVQRPASGLVTAVEAVMRACSGTWIAHGAGSADRETVDKLDHVPVPPDNPSYTLRRVWLTQEEEQGYYYGFANEGMWPLCHIAHVRPVFRSSDWEQYVKVNRRFADAVIAEAKTDNPVVLVQDYHFALLPRMVREALPKATIITFWHIPWPNSESFGICPWREEILDGLLGSTILGFHTPFHRKNFLETVDRYLETRIEPEASTISYGGEMTQVEDYPISIAWPDDDTAQPDVATCRAQIRSELGVAPDHLLGIGVDRLDYTKGIVERFQAVERMLEQQPGMVGNFTFVQIAAPSRASLDEYQSFDARVRKMVERINRRFGSGNYVPILLKAEHHGQDDLQRYFRASEVCMVTSLHDGMNLVAKEFIAARDDELGVLVLSQFTGAARELHEALIINPYHIEQGAEALYRALVMPPVEQRERMKSMRARVKHFNVYRWAGRMLLDAARLRQRDKVMTKIDAHSRIKRRKGI; from the coding sequence ATGTCCTTGCGCTTCATCCTGCCACTGGCCCTGGTGCTGGGACTGTTTGCCTATATCGTAGTACCCCTGCTCGACAACATCACCCTGCGCTGGTATGTGCGCGATCTCGACAGCCGAGCAGAATTGCTCGCTGGAACCCTCCGGCCCTCGCTCACTGAATACCTGCCCGCGCAAGACGCCACCCGCATCAGCGAACTGTTCCAGGGCGCCACGCGCGACGAACGCCTGATCGCCATCGGCTTTTGCGACAACGCGGGCCACTTGCTGTACCAATCCGCGCAATACCCGGCCTCCATCGGCTGCTGGAGCACGCCTCCTACGGGAGGCCTGTACAAATCCCTGGCGCAATTGCCGCAAGGCCAAGTCCACCTCAGCGAAACGCCCGTGATGCAGGATGCATCGCAGCTGGGACGCCTGGTGCTGGTGCAGGACATGAGCTTTGTCGAGCGCCGCAATACGGATACCAAACGTTTTATATTTGCCTTCCTGGCCGTGCTGGCCGTGCTGATTTCCCTGATGACCGTGTTCGTCGCGCACTTGAGCTGGCGCGGCTGGCTGTCGGCCGTGAAGGAAATTTTACGGGGCGAATTACTGCCGAAAAGTAATGGCGCAGTGGCCACCGCCGCTCCCGCCGCCGTGCCCGCGCCGCCGCCGGAAATGCAGCCGCTGATCGGCGACTTGCGCGAATTGCTGCAGGAATACCACCTGGAACGCCAGGGCGATAACGGCTGGTCGTCCGACTGGACGCCGGACAAGCTGCGCGCCTTGCTGGAAGCGGACTTGCAGGGCGACCAGGTGCTGGTGGTGTCGAACCGCGAGCCTTACATCCACACCAAAACGGAGAATGGTATTGCGGTGCAGCGCCCGGCCAGCGGCCTGGTGACGGCCGTGGAAGCCGTGATGCGCGCCTGTTCCGGCACGTGGATCGCGCATGGCGCCGGTTCCGCCGACCGCGAGACGGTCGATAAGCTCGACCATGTCCCCGTGCCGCCCGACAATCCCAGCTATACCTTGCGCCGCGTGTGGCTGACGCAAGAGGAAGAGCAGGGCTATTATTATGGCTTCGCCAATGAAGGCATGTGGCCGCTGTGCCATATCGCCCATGTGCGCCCCGTGTTCCGCTCGTCCGACTGGGAGCAGTATGTAAAAGTCAACCGCCGCTTCGCCGACGCCGTGATCGCCGAGGCGAAGACGGACAACCCCGTCGTGCTGGTGCAGGATTACCACTTTGCCTTGTTGCCGCGCATGGTGCGCGAAGCCTTGCCGAAGGCGACGATTATTACCTTCTGGCATATCCCTTGGCCGAATTCGGAATCGTTCGGCATCTGTCCATGGCGCGAAGAAATCCTCGACGGCTTGCTGGGCAGCACGATTCTCGGTTTCCATACGCCATTCCACCGCAAGAATTTCCTGGAAACGGTGGACCGCTACCTGGAAACCCGTATCGAGCCGGAAGCGTCGACTATTTCCTACGGCGGCGAGATGACGCAGGTCGAGGATTACCCGATTTCCATCGCCTGGCCCGACGATGATACGGCGCAGCCCGACGTGGCCACGTGCCGCGCGCAAATCCGCAGCGAACTGGGCGTGGCGCCCGACCACTTGCTGGGCATCGGCGTGGACCGCCTCGATTACACGAAAGGCATCGTCGAACGCTTCCAGGCCGTCGAGCGCATGCTGGAACAGCAGCCTGGCATGGTGGGCAATTTTACCTTCGTGCAAATTGCCGCCCCCAGCCGCGCTTCGCTCGATGAATATCAAAGTTTCGACGCCCGGGTGCGCAAGATGGTCGAACGCATCAACCGACGCTTCGGCAGCGGCAACTACGTGCCCATCCTGCTGAAAGCCGAGCACCATGGACAGGACGATTTGCAGCGCTATTTCCGCGCTTCCGAAGTGTGCATGGTGACGAGCTTGCATGACGGCATGAACCTGGTGGCCAAGGAATTCATCGCCGCCCGCGACGACGAGCTGGGCGTGCTGGTGCTGAGCCAATTCACGGGCGCCGCGCGCGAGCTGCATGAAGCGCTGATCATCAACCCCTACCACATCGAGCAGGGCGCCGAAGCCCTGTACCGCGCCCTTGTGATGCCGCCCGTGGAGCAGCGCGAGCGCATGAAAAGCATGCGGGCCCGTGTGAAACATTTCAATGTCTACCGATGGGCGGGGCGCATGCTGCTGGACGCGGCCCGCTTGCGCCAGCGCGACAAGGTCATGACCAAGATCGACGCCCACAGCCGCATCAAGCGGCGCAAGGGGATCTGA
- the otsB gene encoding trehalose-phosphatase, whose translation MDDTPDDSAALLQLLGAPGSAVFLDFDGTLVDLASTPDGVRLEGGVVEALALLAERHGGALALISGRPIAQIDAMLAPLTLPVAGVHGVERRDADGVLHVAATPDVSPVLARARALAAIYPGLLVEHKRGAVALHYRLAPELEQLCVHEMTAAVQACPGVLLLHGKMVLEAKPASTDKGGAIAAFMVEAPFAGRRPVFAGDDTTDEAGFAFVQQAGGQGVKVGKGPSAATLRLASPGALRTALLAASVSPFKE comes from the coding sequence ATGGACGATACACCTGACGATAGCGCGGCCTTGTTGCAGCTGCTGGGTGCGCCCGGCAGTGCCGTCTTCCTCGACTTCGACGGCACCCTGGTCGACCTGGCTTCCACGCCCGACGGCGTGCGCCTGGAAGGGGGCGTGGTCGAAGCGCTGGCGCTGCTGGCCGAACGCCATGGCGGCGCGCTGGCCCTCATTTCCGGCCGTCCCATCGCCCAGATCGATGCCATGCTGGCGCCCTTGACCCTGCCGGTTGCCGGCGTGCACGGCGTGGAGCGGCGCGACGCCGATGGCGTGCTGCATGTGGCGGCCACGCCCGACGTTTCGCCCGTGCTGGCCCGCGCCCGGGCGCTGGCGGCGATATATCCCGGCTTGCTGGTGGAACACAAGCGCGGCGCCGTGGCCCTGCATTACCGGCTGGCGCCCGAACTCGAGCAATTGTGCGTGCACGAAATGACGGCGGCCGTGCAAGCGTGCCCGGGGGTATTGCTGTTGCATGGCAAAATGGTCCTGGAAGCCAAGCCGGCCTCCACGGACAAGGGTGGCGCCATCGCCGCCTTCATGGTGGAGGCGCCATTCGCCGGCCGCCGGCCCGTGTTCGCGGGCGATGACACCACCGACGAGGCAGGCTTTGCCTTTGTACAACAAGCAGGCGGGCAGGGCGTGAAAGTGGGCAAGGGCCCCAGCGCCGCCACCCTGCGCCTGGCCAGCCCGGGCGCCTTGCGCACGGCGCTGCTGGCCGCGTCCGTATCCCCTTTCAAGGAGTAG
- a CDS encoding glycoside hydrolase family 15 protein has translation MTISTEQAYDAPGGVPAQASLNCGVVGNCAFSALIDQAGQVVWSCLPRFDGDPVFNGLLDATENGSVWAIDIENFARSEQFYEPNTAVLRTRLYDTQGRGVEITDFAPRFLSRDRMFRPLMLIRRVRPLDHAVRIRVRLRPRYDWGKLAPQITQGSHHIRYVGPEQTLRLNTDVSLNYVLSETYFVLGGTANFLLGPDETLAGGIDETARIFEKETINYWRTYTRRLAVPLEWQDVVIRAAITLKLSLYEDTGAIIAAMTTSIPEAPGSSRNWDYRYCWLRDAFFVVRALNSLSEVGTMEEYLRWLTNIVARSKGGHIQPLYGIGLEEQLPESTLDHLPGYRGNGPVRVGNQAQEHFQHDVYGNIVLGAAQAFLDHRLFHRAGKAEFAALEAVGDQAFKLHAEPDAGMWELRTRARVHTSSMLMSWAACDRLAKVAHKLGLPDRADHWNSRAVLIRERLLREAWSEERLAFAESLGGRDLDASVLLMAEVNFIDPMDPRFIATVDALEASLCDGPYMRRYEAPDDFGKPETAFNICTFWRIDALARIGRKDEARKIFETMLLARNHLGLLSEDTHPVTGEMWGNFPQTYSMVGLINCAVRLSAPWDSAV, from the coding sequence ATGACCATATCCACTGAACAAGCTTATGACGCCCCCGGCGGCGTGCCCGCGCAAGCGTCCCTCAACTGCGGTGTGGTGGGCAATTGCGCCTTCAGCGCCCTGATCGACCAGGCGGGGCAAGTCGTCTGGTCGTGCCTGCCCCGTTTCGATGGCGACCCGGTCTTCAACGGCTTGCTGGACGCCACGGAAAACGGCAGCGTGTGGGCCATCGACATTGAAAACTTTGCCCGCAGCGAGCAATTCTACGAGCCGAACACGGCCGTGCTGCGCACGCGGCTGTACGACACGCAGGGGCGCGGCGTGGAAATTACGGACTTCGCGCCCCGGTTCCTCAGCCGCGACCGCATGTTCCGCCCGCTGATGCTGATCCGCCGCGTCCGGCCGCTCGACCACGCCGTGCGCATCCGCGTGCGCCTGCGCCCCCGCTACGACTGGGGCAAACTGGCGCCACAGATCACGCAGGGCAGCCACCACATCCGCTACGTGGGGCCGGAACAGACCTTGCGCCTGAACACGGATGTATCGCTCAATTATGTGCTGAGCGAAACGTATTTCGTGCTGGGCGGCACGGCCAATTTCCTGCTGGGACCCGATGAAACCTTGGCTGGCGGCATCGACGAGACGGCGCGCATCTTCGAAAAGGAAACCATCAATTATTGGCGCACTTACACGCGCCGCCTGGCCGTGCCGCTGGAATGGCAGGACGTGGTCATCCGCGCGGCCATCACGTTAAAACTGTCTTTATATGAAGACACGGGCGCCATCATTGCCGCCATGACGACGAGCATCCCGGAAGCGCCCGGCAGCAGCCGCAACTGGGATTACCGCTACTGCTGGCTGCGCGACGCCTTCTTTGTCGTGCGCGCACTCAATAGTTTGTCCGAAGTGGGCACCATGGAAGAGTATCTGCGCTGGCTGACGAACATCGTCGCCCGCTCGAAAGGCGGCCACATCCAGCCCCTGTACGGCATCGGTCTGGAAGAACAATTGCCGGAATCGACGCTCGACCACTTGCCCGGTTACCGCGGCAATGGCCCCGTGCGCGTCGGCAACCAGGCGCAGGAACATTTCCAGCACGATGTCTATGGCAATATCGTCCTGGGCGCGGCGCAGGCGTTTCTTGACCATCGCTTGTTCCACCGGGCGGGAAAAGCCGAGTTCGCCGCGCTGGAAGCCGTGGGCGACCAGGCCTTCAAACTGCACGCGGAACCGGACGCGGGCATGTGGGAGCTGCGCACGCGCGCCAGGGTCCACACCTCGTCCATGCTGATGAGCTGGGCCGCGTGCGACCGCCTGGCGAAAGTCGCGCATAAACTGGGCTTGCCGGACCGCGCCGACCACTGGAACAGCCGCGCCGTGCTGATACGCGAGAGATTACTGCGCGAAGCGTGGAGCGAGGAACGTCTGGCCTTCGCGGAAAGCCTGGGCGGGCGCGACCTCGACGCCTCCGTGCTGCTGATGGCGGAAGTCAACTTCATCGACCCCATGGATCCGCGTTTCATCGCGACAGTCGACGCGCTCGAAGCATCGCTGTGCGACGGCCCCTACATGCGCCGCTACGAAGCGCCCGACGACTTCGGCAAGCCCGAGACCGCCTTCAACATCTGCACCTTCTGGCGCATCGACGCACTGGCGCGCATCGGCAGGAAAGACGAAGCGCGCAAAATCTTCGAGACCATGCTGCTGGCGCGCAACCACCTGGGCTTGTTGTCGGAAGATACGCATCCCGTGACGGGCGAGATGTGGGGCAATTTCCCGCAGACGTATTCGATGGTGGGCCTCATCAACTGCGCCGTGCGCTTGTCAGCGCCTTGGGATAGCGCGGTTTAA